A single region of the Thermoflexus sp. genome encodes:
- a CDS encoding DUF4126 domain-containing protein, with product MEAAYALLSAFGLAAAAGLNAYIPLLVVALLARFTDWIQLAPPYDALTHPAILGLLAVLALVEFLADKIPTVDAANDVLQTFVRPAAGAILFGAQTGAIRELHPILALACGLLIAGSVHGGKAMLRRVVQAAAPPLAPLTTPLLSLGEDLAALALSLIAILAAWLILFGFILVAVIGLRRARRSALR from the coding sequence ATGGAAGCGGCCTATGCCCTCCTGTCGGCCTTCGGGCTGGCGGCTGCCGCTGGCCTCAATGCCTATATCCCGTTGCTGGTCGTGGCGCTGCTGGCCCGTTTCACCGACTGGATTCAACTCGCGCCCCCTTACGATGCATTGACCCATCCGGCGATCCTCGGCCTGCTGGCCGTCCTGGCCCTCGTCGAGTTCCTGGCGGATAAGATCCCGACGGTGGACGCCGCCAACGATGTTCTGCAAACCTTTGTCCGTCCGGCGGCAGGGGCCATCCTGTTCGGCGCGCAGACGGGGGCGATCCGCGAGCTCCATCCCATCCTGGCGCTGGCCTGTGGCCTGCTGATCGCGGGAAGCGTTCATGGAGGAAAAGCCATGCTGCGCCGGGTGGTGCAGGCGGCCGCCCCGCCCCTGGCCCCGCTCACCACCCCGCTCCTCAGCCTCGGGGAGGACCTGGCCGCGCTGGCCCTCAGCCTGATCGCTATCCTGGCGGCGTGGCTGATCCTTTTCGGGTTCATCCTGGTTGCCGTGATCGGGCTTCGGCGCGCCCGGCGGAGCGCGCTCCGCTGA
- a CDS encoding nucleotide sugar dehydrogenase — translation MADDRIGVIGLGYVGLPLAVAFAEVGCEVVGVDVDAEKVALLMAGHSPIRDVPSEALCAVRKAGRFQASIDYGALRSVEAMFICVPTPYDAMRAPDLSYVRAAAEGIVPYLRRGQLVILQSTTYPGTTEEVVRPILERSGLRAGEDFDLAFSPERIDPGNREWTVRNTPKVVGGVTPRSTARAAALLRRLGAPVHPVSSPRVAEMSKLLENIFRSVNIALVNELALLCERMGIDIWEVIEAAKTKPFGFMAFYPGPGVGGHCIPVDPYYLSWKAREYDFYTKFIELAAEVNQAMPFHVVRKVEEALDRYGGRGLRGARVLVLGVAFKREVDDARNSPAERIMELLLARGAEVAYHDPYVPRFRVGGNVFWREEREMTSVPLEEGQLRWADVVVIVTGHRVVDYERVLRTARLVVDTCNATVGIPHRSARIVRLGAPMPE, via the coding sequence ATGGCGGATGATCGGATCGGGGTGATCGGGTTGGGGTATGTGGGGCTGCCGCTGGCGGTGGCCTTCGCCGAGGTCGGCTGCGAGGTGGTAGGGGTGGATGTGGACGCGGAGAAGGTGGCCCTCTTGATGGCCGGGCACAGCCCGATCCGGGATGTCCCTTCGGAGGCGCTCTGCGCGGTTCGGAAGGCGGGACGGTTCCAGGCGTCCATAGATTACGGCGCGCTCCGATCCGTGGAGGCGATGTTCATCTGCGTGCCCACGCCCTATGACGCGATGCGGGCGCCGGATCTTTCCTACGTAAGGGCAGCGGCGGAAGGGATCGTGCCCTATCTGCGGCGGGGACAGCTGGTGATCCTCCAGAGCACGACGTATCCAGGGACCACGGAGGAGGTGGTGCGGCCCATCCTGGAGCGAAGCGGGCTGCGGGCAGGGGAGGATTTCGATCTGGCCTTCTCTCCGGAGCGCATCGATCCGGGGAACCGGGAGTGGACGGTGCGGAACACGCCAAAGGTGGTGGGGGGCGTAACGCCCCGGAGCACCGCGCGGGCGGCGGCGCTGCTCAGGCGGCTGGGGGCGCCGGTTCACCCGGTGTCATCACCGCGGGTGGCCGAGATGAGCAAGCTGCTGGAAAACATCTTCCGGAGCGTGAACATCGCCCTGGTCAACGAGCTGGCGCTGCTGTGTGAGCGGATGGGGATCGACATCTGGGAGGTGATCGAGGCGGCGAAGACGAAGCCCTTCGGCTTTATGGCCTTCTACCCGGGGCCGGGGGTGGGGGGGCACTGTATCCCTGTGGATCCCTATTATCTGTCGTGGAAGGCGCGGGAGTATGACTTCTACACGAAGTTCATTGAGCTGGCAGCGGAAGTGAACCAGGCGATGCCCTTCCACGTGGTGCGTAAGGTGGAGGAGGCGCTGGACCGGTACGGGGGGCGAGGGTTGCGGGGGGCGCGGGTGCTGGTGCTGGGGGTGGCTTTCAAGCGGGAGGTGGACGATGCGCGCAACAGCCCGGCGGAGCGGATCATGGAGCTGTTGCTGGCGCGGGGGGCGGAAGTCGCCTATCACGATCCATATGTGCCCCGGTTCCGGGTAGGAGGGAATGTGTTCTGGCGGGAGGAGCGGGAGATGACGTCTGTGCCCCTCGAGGAAGGGCAACTCCGATGGGCCGATGTGGTGGTTATCGTGACCGGCCATCGGGTTGTGGATTACGAGCGGGTGCTGCGGACGGCGCGGCTGGTGGTGGATACCTGTAACGCCACGGTGGGGATCCCCCACCGCTCCGCCCGGATCGTCCGCCTGGGCGCCCCGATGCCCGAATGA
- a CDS encoding MoaD/ThiS family protein, with protein MVRLIYRNQVFEVPAGLTVREAMKQVGLNPEITLAVREGKLLHENTVLQDGDEIKLIAVISGGGV; from the coding sequence ATGGTTCGCCTGATCTATCGCAACCAGGTCTTTGAGGTGCCGGCCGGCCTGACGGTCCGGGAGGCCATGAAACAGGTAGGCCTGAACCCGGAGATCACGCTGGCCGTGCGGGAGGGGAAACTGCTCCATGAAAACACCGTCCTGCAGGATGGCGATGAAATCAAGCTGATCGCGGTGATCTCCGGGGGCGGGGTCTGA
- a CDS encoding DUF433 domain-containing protein produces the protein MAVEIAPRITVDPRVRFGKPVIKGTRVPVDLIVGKLAGGMSVEEVAREYEITEEDVRAALQYAADILSAEEVRISS, from the coding sequence ATGGCGGTGGAGATCGCCCCGCGCATCACCGTAGATCCCAGGGTGCGGTTCGGAAAGCCGGTCATCAAAGGCACGCGCGTTCCGGTCGATCTGATCGTGGGCAAGCTGGCTGGAGGGATGTCGGTCGAAGAGGTCGCGCGCGAATACGAAATCACTGAGGAAGATGTGCGCGCTGCCCTCCAGTATGCTGCCGATATCCTGTCCGCCGAAGAAGTGCGGATCAGCTCCTGA
- a CDS encoding UPF0182 family protein, with amino-acid sequence MSWRRRDRFEGGRLEIDWGRLPYERWIRWGLGLFGLGVLLVFLPGRLLSLWVAWEWFRDLGYESVLWTQWQTRAVLFLVGWAGAALVLGFNAFLTARAAGRSPRLWLGLALGAGFLFGLAFQGQWESALLALNAEPFGVRDPIFGLDVGWYVFRWPFWTFLQETAQWGLVPLSALFPLFLPVSRRWRWAHLSVLAAMFFLLMAVGYRFDAYRLLYAERAIAFGAGYADIHARLPVLNLLSVLMVLLALGMLLNLRWRRPLLLAAGLGGWLALALLGLEAYPGLIQSLVVRPNELARESPYIAHSIAFTRRAYGLDRFEERVFSPREAPTPAEIQANAEILEGIRLWDYRPLLQTLQQLQSIRPYYVFTDVDVDRYRIDGAYRQVMLSVRELDLGALPPPARTWVNRHLVFTHGYGAVVVPVRAFTPEGLPEFLLKDIPPVGAIPLTRPQIYFGERTVDFALVNTAVPEFDYPRGEENVITTYQGRTGVRLGGLARRALFALYFGDANLVLSGALTPESRILFWRDIRTRLQKLAPFLRFDPDPYAVILDGRIVWVADAYTWTDRYPYSQPHESLNYIRNSVKAVVDAYDGTVTFYVVEDEPLIRAWRRIFPALWRDFSEMPEALKAHLRYPEGLFRIQAEIFRTYHVQDPRTFYNKEDVWAIPTEIFGAEPQPMEPYYVLTRLDQGGPVEFVLILPFTPSGRQNMIAWMAARSDPERYGAVILYRLTKERLIFGPQQIEARIDQEPTISAQLTLWSQRGSRVIRGNLLVIPIGEAFLYVEPLYLLAEQGQIPELKQVIVATEQRVAMAPTLEQALAQAIGGATMASPSGPGPSPGADITALIRQAYAHYQRAQEAIRRGDWAAYGAEIEALGRILEALQQAASGP; translated from the coding sequence ATGAGCTGGCGGAGGAGGGACCGTTTTGAAGGCGGACGGCTGGAGATCGACTGGGGGCGGCTTCCGTATGAGCGATGGATCAGGTGGGGCCTCGGGCTCTTCGGTCTGGGGGTTCTCCTGGTGTTCCTCCCCGGGCGCCTGCTGAGCCTGTGGGTGGCGTGGGAGTGGTTCCGGGATCTGGGCTATGAGTCCGTCCTCTGGACCCAATGGCAGACTCGAGCGGTGCTGTTCCTCGTCGGATGGGCTGGGGCGGCCCTCGTTCTGGGGTTCAACGCCTTCCTAACTGCCCGCGCGGCCGGTCGCTCCCCCCGCCTCTGGCTGGGGCTGGCCCTGGGGGCCGGCTTTCTCTTCGGCCTTGCCTTTCAGGGGCAGTGGGAAAGCGCTCTGCTGGCCCTGAACGCAGAGCCTTTCGGCGTTCGCGATCCCATCTTCGGCCTGGATGTCGGCTGGTATGTGTTCCGGTGGCCTTTCTGGACTTTTCTCCAGGAAACCGCTCAGTGGGGCCTGGTTCCCCTTTCCGCCCTCTTCCCCCTGTTTCTCCCGGTCTCCCGGCGCTGGCGGTGGGCCCATCTTTCGGTCCTGGCGGCCATGTTCTTCCTGCTGATGGCTGTGGGCTACCGCTTCGATGCCTACCGGCTGCTTTACGCGGAGCGCGCCATCGCCTTCGGGGCGGGCTACGCGGACATCCACGCCCGCCTGCCGGTCCTCAACCTGCTGAGCGTTTTGATGGTTCTCCTCGCCCTCGGGATGCTGCTGAACCTCAGGTGGCGCCGGCCCCTTCTCCTGGCCGCGGGGTTGGGGGGATGGCTCGCCCTGGCCCTCCTGGGCCTTGAGGCGTATCCGGGCCTGATCCAGAGCCTGGTGGTGCGCCCCAACGAGCTGGCCCGGGAGAGCCCCTATATCGCCCACAGCATCGCCTTCACCCGGCGCGCCTACGGCCTGGATCGCTTCGAGGAGCGGGTCTTCTCTCCCCGCGAGGCTCCCACCCCCGCGGAGATCCAGGCCAACGCAGAGATCCTGGAGGGGATCCGCCTGTGGGATTACCGCCCGCTGTTGCAGACCCTTCAGCAGCTGCAGAGCATCCGGCCGTATTATGTATTCACCGACGTGGATGTGGATCGCTATCGCATCGACGGCGCTTACCGCCAAGTCATGCTGAGCGTGCGGGAACTGGATCTGGGGGCGCTACCTCCCCCGGCCCGCACCTGGGTGAACCGGCACCTGGTCTTCACCCACGGCTATGGAGCGGTGGTCGTGCCGGTGCGGGCCTTCACCCCCGAAGGCCTCCCGGAGTTCCTGCTGAAGGACATCCCGCCAGTGGGAGCCATCCCCCTGACTCGCCCCCAGATCTACTTTGGGGAACGGACCGTCGACTTCGCTTTGGTGAACACGGCGGTGCCGGAGTTCGACTACCCGCGGGGGGAGGAGAACGTCATCACGACCTATCAGGGCCGCACCGGGGTGCGCCTGGGCGGATTGGCACGGCGGGCCCTCTTCGCCCTCTACTTCGGGGATGCCAACCTGGTGCTGAGCGGGGCCCTCACTCCAGAGAGCCGCATCCTGTTCTGGCGGGATATCCGGACCCGTCTGCAGAAACTGGCGCCCTTCCTGCGCTTCGATCCGGACCCCTACGCGGTGATCCTGGATGGAAGGATCGTGTGGGTAGCGGATGCTTACACGTGGACGGACCGCTATCCTTACAGCCAGCCCCATGAGAGTCTGAACTACATCCGGAACAGCGTGAAGGCGGTGGTGGACGCCTACGACGGGACGGTGACCTTCTATGTGGTGGAGGATGAGCCGCTGATCCGGGCCTGGCGGCGGATCTTCCCGGCTCTCTGGCGGGACTTCTCGGAGATGCCCGAAGCATTGAAAGCGCATCTGCGATACCCGGAAGGCCTGTTCCGGATCCAGGCGGAGATCTTCCGGACCTATCACGTGCAGGATCCCCGCACTTTCTACAACAAGGAAGACGTGTGGGCGATCCCGACGGAGATCTTCGGCGCTGAGCCTCAACCCATGGAGCCTTACTATGTGCTCACGCGGCTGGATCAGGGCGGGCCGGTGGAGTTCGTCCTCATCCTTCCTTTCACCCCATCCGGGCGGCAGAACATGATCGCGTGGATGGCGGCCCGTTCGGATCCTGAGCGGTATGGAGCGGTGATTCTTTACCGTCTGACCAAGGAGCGCCTCATCTTCGGCCCGCAGCAGATCGAAGCGCGGATCGATCAGGAGCCTACGATCTCGGCACAGCTCACCCTGTGGAGCCAGCGGGGCAGTCGGGTGATCCGGGGGAACCTCCTGGTGATCCCCATTGGGGAGGCCTTTTTGTATGTGGAGCCGCTATATCTGCTGGCGGAGCAGGGTCAAATTCCCGAGCTGAAGCAGGTGATCGTGGCCACCGAGCAACGGGTGGCGATGGCCCCCACCCTGGAGCAGGCCCTGGCCCAGGCCATCGGCGGGGCGACGATGGCCAGTCCCTCAGGCCCGGGCCCTTCTCCTGGTGCGGATATCACGGCCCTTATCCGGCAGGCTTATGCCCACTACCAGCGCGCTCAGGAGGCGATCCGCCGGGGCGACTGGGCGGCCTACGGGGCGGAGATCGAGGCCCTGGGGAGGATCCTGGAGGCCCTTCAGCAGGCCGCCAGCGGGCCATAG
- a CDS encoding DUF5615 family PIN-like protein, with protein sequence MGRFLVDEDMPRSTSVVLREAGHEVEDVRDAGLRGCTDEEVIAYARARGAVLITADKGFANILRFPLGTHAGILVLRMPNELSVPELNRRLLQALMRMEGEDLRGLLIIVEPHRIRIRRPASDRW encoded by the coding sequence ATGGGGCGCTTCCTTGTCGATGAGGATATGCCGCGCTCCACATCCGTTGTCCTGCGGGAAGCTGGACACGAGGTGGAAGATGTGCGCGATGCAGGATTAAGGGGATGCACCGATGAAGAGGTCATCGCCTATGCCCGGGCTCGGGGTGCTGTCCTAATCACCGCAGATAAAGGATTTGCAAACATCCTTCGGTTTCCCCTTGGGACCCATGCAGGCATTCTTGTTCTGCGCATGCCCAATGAACTCTCCGTCCCTGAGCTTAACCGACGTCTACTTCAGGCCTTGATGCGTATGGAAGGCGAGGATCTGCGCGGACTCCTGATCATCGTGGAGCCCCATCGCATTCGCATCAGACGTCCGGCTTCCGATCGCTGGTAA
- a CDS encoding glycerol-3-phosphate acyltransferase → MLAVLFTAYWLGSIPTAYLVARQVAGLDIRTVGDGNPGARNVWLHLGWRWGVIVAVLDMLKGYAAVRWAQALGFAEPYAFLAGMAAVLGHDTSPFLRFRGGQGMATTLGVLLALMPWETLLAIAVFLLAYRLTHRWDESLFVGMIWLPLLPLLLGRDLRYVLYPVALLPTVGVKKMIDQARRSGGVRRILHLRR, encoded by the coding sequence ATGCTCGCGGTCTTATTCACCGCTTATTGGCTGGGATCGATTCCGACCGCCTATCTGGTGGCCCGGCAGGTGGCCGGTCTGGATATCCGGACGGTGGGGGATGGGAACCCCGGGGCGCGCAACGTGTGGCTGCATCTGGGCTGGCGCTGGGGGGTGATCGTGGCGGTCCTGGATATGCTTAAGGGTTACGCCGCGGTGCGCTGGGCCCAGGCGTTGGGTTTCGCGGAGCCCTATGCGTTCCTGGCCGGCATGGCGGCTGTGCTGGGCCATGACACTTCCCCTTTCCTCCGTTTCCGCGGCGGCCAGGGGATGGCCACCACCCTCGGGGTGCTGCTCGCCCTGATGCCCTGGGAGACCCTGCTTGCCATCGCGGTGTTCCTGTTGGCCTATCGTCTGACCCATCGCTGGGATGAAAGCCTTTTTGTGGGGATGATCTGGCTGCCGCTATTGCCGCTGCTCCTGGGGCGCGATCTCCGCTATGTCCTTTACCCGGTCGCTCTGTTGCCCACCGTTGGCGTCAAGAAGATGATCGATCAGGCGCGGCGCTCCGGGGGCGTTCGACGGATCCTCCACCTGCGCCGCTGA
- the hisS gene encoding histidine--tRNA ligase gives MEPRLPRGMRDILPEQMMLRRYVIRTFEEIFEAYGFEPLQTPALELRETLMGKYGPDAEKLIYDARHREGKEELSLRYDLSVPLARVVAMYPNLPRPFKRYQIAPVWRAERPQKGRYREFYQCDADIVGTSSMAADAEIIALIDEALTRLGFRNFVILLNDRKLLAGLGRYSGVPEPLLGSLYRAIDKFDRLGLEGVREEMCRYGIPEEVIDRMLELLRIEGENADLLEELARRMQAAEIPEGLEGIQELQTLLQFLNEMGVAPERYRISFTMVRGLEYYTGPIFETVVTEPKIGSITGGGRYDGLVGLFAKQSVPMTGTSFGIERIIDVIQELGMAPPDLPRTPIQVLVTVFDEPRMGASIALARIFRQAGLHTMFYFEPRRLEAQLRYAHQKGIPFVAILGPDEEAQGVVTVRDMRSGEQRTLPPKEAARWIRGALEGGGHGG, from the coding sequence ATGGAGCCACGTTTGCCCCGCGGGATGCGGGATATCCTTCCCGAGCAGATGATGTTGCGCCGGTATGTGATCCGCACCTTTGAGGAGATTTTCGAAGCCTATGGCTTCGAACCGCTCCAGACGCCGGCGCTGGAGCTGCGGGAGACCCTGATGGGCAAATACGGGCCGGACGCCGAGAAGCTGATCTATGACGCCCGCCACCGGGAGGGAAAGGAGGAGCTCAGCCTGCGCTATGATCTCTCCGTCCCCCTCGCCCGGGTGGTGGCCATGTATCCGAATCTCCCCCGTCCCTTCAAGCGGTATCAGATCGCCCCGGTCTGGCGGGCGGAGCGGCCGCAGAAGGGGCGTTACCGCGAGTTCTATCAGTGCGACGCCGATATCGTGGGCACATCCTCGATGGCCGCCGACGCGGAGATCATCGCTCTGATCGACGAGGCCCTCACCCGTTTGGGGTTCCGGAATTTCGTGATCCTGCTCAATGACCGGAAGCTGCTCGCCGGCCTCGGCCGCTACTCCGGGGTCCCGGAACCGTTGCTGGGAAGCCTGTATCGGGCTATCGATAAGTTCGATCGCCTCGGCCTGGAGGGCGTCCGGGAGGAGATGTGCCGCTATGGGATCCCGGAGGAGGTTATCGATCGGATGCTGGAGCTGCTGCGCATCGAGGGGGAGAACGCCGACCTGCTGGAGGAGCTGGCCCGTCGGATGCAGGCGGCGGAGATCCCGGAGGGCCTGGAGGGCATCCAGGAGCTCCAGACGCTGTTGCAGTTCCTGAACGAGATGGGCGTGGCCCCGGAGCGCTACCGGATCTCCTTCACCATGGTGCGGGGCCTGGAATATTACACCGGCCCCATCTTCGAGACCGTGGTCACCGAGCCGAAGATCGGCTCCATCACCGGCGGCGGCCGTTACGATGGCCTGGTCGGCCTGTTCGCCAAACAGAGCGTCCCCATGACCGGGACCAGCTTCGGGATCGAGCGGATTATCGATGTGATCCAGGAGCTGGGGATGGCCCCGCCGGATTTGCCCCGCACGCCGATCCAGGTGCTGGTGACCGTGTTCGATGAGCCCCGCATGGGCGCTTCCATCGCCCTCGCCCGGATCTTCCGGCAGGCAGGGCTTCACACGATGTTCTATTTCGAACCCCGCCGTCTGGAGGCCCAGCTGCGCTACGCCCACCAGAAAGGCATCCCCTTCGTCGCCATCCTCGGGCCGGACGAGGAGGCCCAGGGCGTGGTCACCGTTCGAGACATGCGGAGCGGGGAGCAGCGAACCCTGCCCCCCAAGGAGGCAGCGCGATGGATCCGAGGGGCCCTGGAAGGAGGTGGCCATGGCGGATGA